TGGCATTAATTTTGCATATCTTAAAGTCATTTCAATTGTACGGTGATTCATTAATTTTTGTACAGTAAAAATAGGTGTTCCATTAATAGCTAGATGAGAAGCAAAAGTATGTCTTAAAGTATGAATAACTACTCTATTTTTTGCATCTTTACTATCTAATCCTTTATTAAAATTCTTATCAAGAATTATTTTTAATTTTCTTTGTATTGTTGTAGTTGGATATTTATTTTCTAAACCTCCAATTACATAATCATTAATCCCTAATCCTCTTATATGTTTTTTTAATAATTGTTTAAAATCATCACTTATAAAACCTCTGTAATTACTTTTGTTTTTAAAATCTTTTAAGACAACAGTATTATTCATAATATCAATATTCTTTTTTTGAATATTGAGTACAGTCTCTAATCTTCCACCAGTATTTAATGCTAAGTTAACAAATAAAGATAAAACTACATCATGATTTACTTCTTCTAGTAAAATTTGAATTTCATCAGTATTTAAAAACCTTTCTCTATCATTATCCATATTTAGTTTTCTTAAACCAAAGCAAGGATTATTAAGAGTCATTTCTTTCTCTTTTATTGCATAGTTAATAATTGCATTTAATAAAATTACAATTCCATTAACTGTATTATTTGCTTTACCTTCTTTAAGTATTTTATTTCTAAACTCAGTAATATCACTCTTCTTTAATAACTTAATATTTGTATTACCAAAAATAGGTTCTATATGAGTTGTATATTTAGATTTTTGTCTTTTGTTTTGAGTTACATCTAAATCTTTATCATTAAAATACAATTCAGATAAATAGTTAATTGTGATTATTTGTTCTTTTTTGTGTTTTAAAGGTAGTTCTTCACCTAGACGAATTTTATTAATTAACTCATCTCTTTTTTGTTTACAAAATGGTTCAGTTATACCTTTTGATTTGTCACCAACTTTAATTCTAACAGATTTTCCGTATTCATTTTTATATCTAATGTAGTAAGAAATATCTTTATTTTTTTTATGATATAATTGTATTCCATCATATCTTTTTGAGTTAATATATCCCATATAAATCCTTCATTTTTAGTCACCTATTAGACACCCTCTTTGGTAAAATAAGCTATTTTTTGATTTAATATGATAACATAGATTTTCACTGTAAGTACGTGTAGTAAGTCATTTGAGAGGTTTTGATGACATTTAAAGAAGTATGATAAAGACCCGGATATGATCCCGGACATCCCAGTATATAATCCTTTCAAATCTAAAGTTTAATGTTACTTTCTATGTTACTTGATTTTAAAAAGTAACAGGAATTTAAATAAGGACTTAAAATTATGCCTAAAATACCAATGAAATGGTGGAGTGAGTATATTTTATCGTTGAAGAATTAATATCATATACTTGACTTTAATAAAATTATGTTCTACAATAGAGTACAAATATATTCTATAGTAGAACATACGTTCTAAATAAGAGTATGTAATTAAGGAATATTTATGTTAGAAGTATTATTTGGAAGTAAAAATGCAGAAAGAGTATTGCAATATCTTTTGTCAAAAGAATCAGGATATATTAGAGAGATTGCACAATTTTATGAAGT
This sequence is a window from Poseidonibacter parvus. Protein-coding genes within it:
- a CDS encoding tyrosine-type recombinase/integrase, which gives rise to MGYINSKRYDGIQLYHKKNKDISYYIRYKNEYGKSVRIKVGDKSKGITEPFCKQKRDELINKIRLGEELPLKHKKEQIITINYLSELYFNDKDLDVTQNKRQKSKYTTHIEPIFGNTNIKLLKKSDITEFRNKILKEGKANNTVNGIVILLNAIINYAIKEKEMTLNNPCFGLRKLNMDNDRERFLNTDEIQILLEEVNHDVVLSLFVNLALNTGGRLETVLNIQKKNIDIMNNTVVLKDFKNKSNYRGFISDDFKQLLKKHIRGLGINDYVIGGLENKYPTTTIQRKLKIILDKNFNKGLDSKDAKNRVVIHTLRHTFASHLAINGTPIFTVQKLMNHRTIEMTLRYAKLMPDSGKEFVNGLYN